GCCTTCATCCCCGTGCGTTGTCGCTCTGGCCGCGCATATGGGTTCAAGGCGCGGCGTGCGGGAAGGCGGCCGCCCCCGCTCGTCCAGCCAGCCAGCATACAGGGAATCCAGCACGGCGAAGGCAATATTCCCCTCCACGGCGGGGAGGATGACGGCCTGGGGGTTGCGCCTGCGCAGGTCGGCCAGCACTGCCTCAAGCCTTTCCGGCGATACCGCATCGGCCTTGTTGGCGATGATGACGTCGGCCTGCGTTACTTGGGCCAGGCGTACTCCATCCCCGTTTTCATCCCAGGCCAGGGCGTCGGCCACTGTGACGACCAGTCCGGGACGGACCAGATCGTCCAGCTCCGCCAGGGCGGCCAGCACATTGGCGGGGTTGGCCACACCGGTGGTTTCCAGAATAACCTGCTCCGCCGGCGCCGCATCCAGCAGCCGTTGCAGGCCGGGGCGCAGGCTGTCCGCCAGGGTGCAGCATACACAGCCCGCGTCCAGGGCCTCCACATGAGTTTCGCCCCTGGTGAGGGCGGCGTCCAGTCCTATGCTGCCCAGTTCGTTCTGAATGACGGCGGCGAACTGCTCGCGTCCGTTCAGATAATCGAGCCAGCGCCGCAAAAAAGTGGTCTTGCCCGCGCCGAGAAAGCCCGTAAGCACATGCATGACCGGCAAGGCGCTCCCCGCATCCCCACGCGGCCGATACCGCCCGGGCAGACGGCACAGGGCCTTGCTTCTTGCCAGAACGGCAGCCGACGCGCCGTCTGCGGCCCCGCAGGCGCTTGCCTGCGGCGGGTGCGCCCTGTCTTGGCCCAAGGCGGCCCGCAGCATAAGCCAGGCCCCTTCCGACGCCGAAGCCGCGTCGCCGGGGGCATCCCCCTGCGCAAAGGGATCCTGCCGGGCCACGAGGAGCCGCAGGCGCGCCTCCTCGCCCAGCAGGGCGGCCGCCGTGCCCGCCAAAGCCGCAAAAGGACGCAGCAGCAGCCGGAAGGCTGGCACGTCGCATTCCAGCCCGCCGGGAGGCACAATCCAGGCCGCTTCCTCGCCCGCAATGCCGGCAGGCGCGGCAACGCCGCTTGTGGATATGCTACGCTGCCGAGCCGGAGCGGCAAGCGTCAGGATAAGGCTGCTCCCGTCCAAGGCCGCCGTCAGCCCCACATGCCCCAGGCGGAAGGCCTTCAAAGCCGGGACGTACAGCGAAAGATCGCGCACGGCGGCCCCATAGTCCGGCCCCAGAGCCACGGCCAGAGCCTGGAGCGGGAAAATATCCAGTACGGGATCTGCGGCCTTCGGAAAGACATAACATGTGAACCTGCCGTGGAGAGCCCCGTCTTCACAACGTTCTTCACAAAACGCCAGGCCATACACATGGGGCGCGCCCGCCACACGGCAGGTCCAGGCGGGCGGCCCGCCGCCCGATGCGCGCACGCCGCGCCAGCCCAGGGCTCGCGCCCGGCGGCGCTCCAGATGCACGCCGGCCAGCAGGCAATTCATGATGGTAGGGCTTTCCGGCCCGTTTTCGGGCGCGAGCTGGCGGGGCAGCAAGGCGGCAAGGCGCATGGCGGACCTCCCTGGGGCTGCTGATGTGCGGCGACGTTTCCAGCGTACAGAACGTCCGGGGCGCGGGGAGGCTTCTCCGCGCCCCGGACGCCTGTCAGGCAGGGAATTTGATCACGTCGCCGTTGCCGAGGTAGTTGGTGGTCTTGGAGCGGAACCGCGCTGTGCCCTTGACCACGGGATAGCCCGCATCCACAAACTTCTGGGCTGTTATGAGGCCCGTGCAGTGGTTGCAGCCCACCTTTTGCAAATCCCATTTTTTAAGGCCGATGACCAGATCGTCGTACTTGGGATCCCAGTCGTCAAAAGGCGAGATGTGCAGGCCGCCATAGAGGCCATAAAACTGGTCTTTTTCATAAGCAATCGTCTTGTAAGCCGTGTCAGCGAACAAGATGATGCCCTGATGGCAGCACCCTGTAATGCTGACCAGCCCCACATCCTTGACGTTGCAGTACATGGACATTTCCCCAAAGACTTTAAAGATAATGGGGCAGTCAAAGTCATACAGCGCAACGCCTTCCTGCAGCTTATAGAGGCCCTTGGGAACCTCGGTCCACTTGCCGCGGTGGCCGCAGTCTTTGAGGTACTGTTTGCCGTTGGGGTAAAAGGTGTTGGGCGTGTAGATATGGATATTAGGGTTATATTTGGTGACGGCCGGCAGACCGAAGTAGTGGTCCATGTGCTCATGAGTCTGAATCATGGCCGCAATTTCATTGTTGGCCAGCATCGTGTCGATGCCTTCCCGCTTGTAGCAGGTATCCATCCACTGGTAGTTCCAGCCCGTATCAAACAGGTATTTGGTGACCTTGCCTTCCAGATCCTCAATTTCCACCAGGCAGGAAAACCCGCCGGCATTGTCGGCATGGACGCTGTTTTCCTTGGCTATGTCCCAGGCTTCGTCAAGTTTGTGGGGCAGAAGGTGTCTGATTTTCTTCATGCCCTCTTCATAACTGCCCTTGCCTATGCCTTTGCCGTTGCCGAAAGGAGCCCAATTGAAGGTGTATTGATCCACCAG
This Desulfovibrio legallii DNA region includes the following protein-coding sequences:
- a CDS encoding MBL fold metallo-hydrolase, whose amino-acid sequence is MNRREFIKGAALGVGVGAIGAMGVYSYSPMRRAFLKDVKRGETNIGLCKSVKVTNISETSWFDNGIFMQDVTGAGGLLVDQYTFNWAPFGNGKGIGKGSYEEGMKKIRHLLPHKLDEAWDIAKENSVHADNAGGFSCLVEIEDLEGKVTKYLFDTGWNYQWMDTCYKREGIDTMLANNEIAAMIQTHEHMDHYFGLPAVTKYNPNIHIYTPNTFYPNGKQYLKDCGHRGKWTEVPKGLYKLQEGVALYDFDCPIIFKVFGEMSMYCNVKDVGLVSITGCCHQGIILFADTAYKTIAYEKDQFYGLYGGLHISPFDDWDPKYDDLVIGLKKWDLQKVGCNHCTGLITAQKFVDAGYPVVKGTARFRSKTTNYLGNGDVIKFPA
- a CDS encoding CobW family GTP-binding protein, yielding MRLAALLPRQLAPENGPESPTIMNCLLAGVHLERRRARALGWRGVRASGGGPPAWTCRVAGAPHVYGLAFCEERCEDGALHGRFTCYVFPKAADPVLDIFPLQALAVALGPDYGAAVRDLSLYVPALKAFRLGHVGLTAALDGSSLILTLAAPARQRSISTSGVAAPAGIAGEEAAWIVPPGGLECDVPAFRLLLRPFAALAGTAAALLGEEARLRLLVARQDPFAQGDAPGDAASASEGAWLMLRAALGQDRAHPPQASACGAADGASAAVLARSKALCRLPGRYRPRGDAGSALPVMHVLTGFLGAGKTTFLRRWLDYLNGREQFAAVIQNELGSIGLDAALTRGETHVEALDAGCVCCTLADSLRPGLQRLLDAAPAEQVILETTGVANPANVLAALAELDDLVRPGLVVTVADALAWDENGDGVRLAQVTQADVIIANKADAVSPERLEAVLADLRRRNPQAVILPAVEGNIAFAVLDSLYAGWLDERGRPPSRTPRLEPICAARATTHGDEGITAFSRPMTGPVSEDALRRLLAEAGPGLQRAKGIVDLRVAGGARPAVVQYAAGRLEFEIAPDDAPERYLVFIGVDLNPALRGGGVLSAGAGAARR